The following DNA comes from Marinomonas maritima.
TTTGGCATCGCTATTGTAGCGGATAAAGTATCTAGCCTACTCGTGCTACTCACTGCATTTTTAGCGTTTTGCGTTATGTTGTATGCCGTTTCGGGACAAGATAAAGGCGGTGCTTATTTTCATCCCTTGTTCATGTTTCAAATTATGGGGATCAACGGTGCGTTTTTAACGGGTGACATATTTAACTTATTCGTCTTTTTTGAAGTGTTATTGATCGCTTCATATGCCTTATTAATTCACGCTGGCGGTAAACAAAAAACACAAGCGGCACTGCATTATGTCATTCTTAATTTAGTTGGCTCTAGCCTGTTCTTATTTGGTCTTGGCATATTATACGGCACCCTTGGCACGCTAAATATGGCTGACATGGCCGTGAAAGTCGGGCAACTTCAAGGTGAAACTGCGACATTGGCAAAAACAGGCGCATTGCTATTATTGGTCGTATTTGGTTTAAAAGCCGCCATGCTACCCATGCATTTTTGGCTTCCTAAAACCTATGCCAGTGCCAGCGCACCAGTGGCCGCCTTATTTGCCATTATGACAAAGGTAGGTATTTACAGTATTTTCCGCGTCTATACTGTTATATTTGGCGAAAATGCTGGCGAACTAGCGAATATTGCGACGCCTTGGTTATGGCCTTTGGCTTTGCTAACAATCACTATTGGTAGCATCGGCGTGTTTGCCAGTCCAGGCATCAAGACACTAAGTGCAAATTTGGTGATTGTGTCTAGTGGTAGCTTGCTCGCTTGCGCAGCAATCAATTCCGAAGCCGCTACCTCTGCTGCTCTTTATTATATGATCCACAGCACATTGACATCGGCGGGGCTCTTTTTATTAGCGGATGTTATGGCTCGTCAACGAGGCAAAGCAGAAGATCGCTTCGTACGCTCTCGCCCTTTTGTTCAACCAAGGTTATTAGGTTTTGCCTTTGCGATTGCGGCAATGGCGATCATTGGAATGCCGCCGCTGTCAGGCTTTGTCGGGAAAATAATGATTCTGCAAGCAACTCAGTCTACCGCACAAACCATGTGGGTTTGGCCTCTAATTCTTATTGGTAGCCTCGCCGCTTTGATTACTTTTTCTAGAGCGGGAACCACATTGTTTTGGCGACATAATGGCACAATAGCAACCGACGCCGAGCCGGCAAAAACAACTGAAATAGTCAGTATTGCACTGCTATTGCTGGCTTCTCCAGTATTGGTTTTATTCGGTGGTTATATCACTGAATTCACTCAACAAGCGGCCTACTACCTGCACGACATTCAATCTTCCGCTTATGATTTATTACCAGGAGTGGCACCATGAAGTTTTTCCCTATGCCATTCCACAGCTTATTACTGTTTGTAGTTTGGCTGCTACTGAATAATTCTATCAGCGCAGGGCACATCGTCTTGGCAACTTTTTTTGCCATTACAATACCTTGGCTCGTTACAGGCATGCGCGACGAACACCCTAAAATACTTAAGCCTTGGCTGGCTATTCGCTATGTACTAATGGTGATGAAGGACATACTTACTGCTAACGTGGAAGTGGCATTGCTAATCATTGGGCCAATTAGAAAACTCAATCCTGGCTTTGTTGCTGTCCCTATTAATGTCGGTTCAGACCTAGGGATTACTATTTTGGCCAGCACTGTTTCTCTTACACCAGGAACCGTCAGTGCAGAGGTATCGAAAGACAAAGCGTGGCTTTATATTCACGCTCTTCACTTAGACAATGAAGCCGAGCTTATTGAATCCATCAAACAGCGTTACGAAAAGCCAATCAAGGAGATTTTTGGATGCTAAATTTAACCATCACTATTGTGGCTGTTTGCATTTGCATCGCTTTGATTTTGAATTTATGGCGGCTACTAAAAGGCCCTACCATCTCAGATCGAATTCTGGCGCTGGATACCATGTACATAAATGCTATTGCACTCATTTTGCTATACGGCATTTACATAAAAAGCGCTTTGTATTTTGAAGCGGCGGTATTAATTGCCATGTTAGGTTTTGTCAGCACGGCTGCACTATGTAAATACTTACTTCGCGGCGACATCATAGAATAGGATTAATTATGCCTTTTTATCTAGAAATTATCATCTGCGTATCTTTGCTAATTGGCGGCCTATTTTTATTAATAGGTTCTTACGGTCTCGTACGTTTACCTGATATTTATATGCGTTTACACAGTCCTACCAAAGCCTCAACACTCGGTATTACAGGCGTTCTGGTTGCATCTATGGTCTTTCAAAGCCACCTAAAAGGAGCGCTTTCGATTCAAGAATTGCTCATCACCCTATTTCTTTTGATTACTGCTCCGGTTGCCGCCAATATGATTGCTAAAACGGCCCTTCATCAACGCACTAAATCATTAGAGAGGACCCAAGGCCAAGACCTTATGGAAACGATTCGCAACCGAAAAACACCAGTAAACCAACCTAAGCCACCACATAATCCTTAACCAGCAATTTAGCAATCCCATTACTTTTCATTGGTTTATGATAGTAATACCCTTGGAAAATTTCACAGCCTAGAGACTTTAACATCTCGGCTTGTGGAGCGGTTTCTACGCCCTCCGCAACAATAGCGAGTTCCAGGCTTTGCGCTAGGTGAATTATTGTTTCACAGATTTTAGTATCTTCCACATGACTATCGCATTCTTCAACAAAAGACTGGTCAATTTTCAAAATATCCAAAGGCAAACGCTTTAAATAACTCAGCGATGAATAGCCGGTTCCAAAATCATCCACTGATATTTTAATGTCTAACGCTTTCAGTTCTGTCATGACGTCGATACAACGCTGGATATCTTTCAGTAAAACCCCTTCCGTAATTTCAATCTCTAGCCAACACCCTTCAATACCGTAATATTCCAACTTCTGTGCAATATATGGTACCAAAGAGTCTGATACTAGATGTCGTCCAGAAAGATTCACTGCAATAGAGACAATTGTTAAGCCTTGATCCCGCCAGCTTTTTTGCTGTTTTAACGCTTGGTTGATAACCCACTCATCTATCTTGATTATTAAACTAGATTCTTCAGCAATGGGAATGAATTCAGATGGAGGAATTAGCCCTTTGATCGGATGATTCCAGCGGATTAAGGCTTCTAAACCTAAAATCTTATCTTTCTCCATGAATACTTTTGGCTGGAAAACCAAATGAAAGTGTCCTAATGAAAGCGCTTCATTAATCTCTTTCTCAAAGCCGAATTTTTTTATGGTGACATTGACCATTTCTGCTGTGAAAAATTGCGCATTATCACGCCCTTTTTCCTTTGCCCAATACATGGCAATATCAGCTTGTTGAATCAATTTATCCGCATCAATGCCAAGTTGATCGGAGAACGAAATTCCAATACTGGTAGGAATAGTAAGGCACTGCTCGTTAAGTTGAACGGGCAGACGCATCGCACTAAGAATGTCTTGAGCGCGCTGCGATAAGCGACTTTCTGTCACTTCTTCTGTCATCATAAAGACAAATTCATCGCCGCCCCAACGGGCAATAACATCATGTTGATCTGATACAGCGATTAAGCGTCTAGCAACTTCACACAACAACTCATCGCCTGCTTTATGCCCAAGTGTGTCATTAATAATCTTAAAGTTGTCTAGATCCAAGAACAGCAAGCCAACGGCTGTTTTCTGCTTGGTGGCAAACAATAATGAGCTCACCAGTGCATCCATTAAATAGGTTCGATTGTATAAGCTCGTCAGAGGGTCGCTGTAAGCCAAAAACTTCAAACGCTCCTGCAGCTTCACATGACGCGTCATATCTCTAATATGAAGCGTGTACTCACTTTCTATGGACGATTCTGAATTTGCTTTGGTAATGGCAATTTCTGCCGGAAAATGATGGTTTTGACCACGCTGTAAACGAAACGGATTGCGTCGGTTAAGGATCAAACCACTTGATGAAGAAAAACCTGAGTTCAAACTTTCAAATATTTTATGTCTGTCGTCTTCAAGAATGAAGAGACCAATAAAGCTTTTTCCTTCTACTTGTTTCTTCAAACACCCAAAAGTACGCTCGGCGGCTGGATTAAACTCCATAACCGAACCAAAACGATTGATAGTCACAATACAGTCCATCGAAGAGTTCAAAATCGCAGACTTGCGCATTTCACTTTCTTGAAAACGAGTTAGTGCATCATCACGCTGTGCTATTTCACTGCTTACCCGATTGATAACTTGATTGTATTTACGTGCAATCTGTCCTACTTCAGTAAAAGGTTCTTCTGGTACCGGCGTTGAAAAGTCAGCATTATTTTGTTGATACTGCATGGATGTCAGCAAATCAAACATTTCTGTTGTCGCCCGATGCTCTGCAACATTTAGTCCTTGCTCTTCTTGTTCTTTACTTGCTCGTAATGGCATAAAACGATTCAACAACCACATGCAGGCATAAGCAACACAAAAACAATATAAACCAATGACAACAACACCTAAGGCTTGCACCCAAAGCTGACCAAAAAAGCTTAATCCATTATCTATTTTGTCGGTTTGACCAAATAAAGCCACACTCAACGAGCCCCATATGCCAGCGAATAAATGCGCAGGGACAACATCAAGTGCATCATCGAGACGCCAGCGTTCCATCAATAAACTGCCGTAGTACACCACGACACCAGAAACACCACCGATGATAATTGACGCTCCAGGAGAAACAACATGACAAGAAGCTGTAATACCAACTAGACCGGCTATGGTGCCATTCAGTACAAAACCGACTTCAACATAACCGTCTCTGAAATAATTGATAGCCGCTGCGACCAAACCTCCCCAGGCTGCAGATACGAAGGTATTTAGGATAATTAAGGGAACGGCGTCGGTTAGCGCCAAGGTACTTCCACCATTAAAGCCAAACCATCCAAACCAAATTAATAAAACCCCCAAAGCCGATAAGGGAAGGTTATTTCCAGGCGGTAAACGAATTCCCTGCTCAAAACGCCCCAAGCGTGGACCAATAATGATAATGGCCGCTAATGCCACCCAACCACCAACCGAATGCACAACAGTAGAGCCAGCAAAATCCACAAATCCAAGCGCTTCAAGCCAACCCTGAGGCCCTTCTGAAGAGTAAACACTAGACCAAACCCAATGCCCAACAATAGGATAAATTAGTGCACTTAATACAACCGTAATAGCTAAATAGCCCATAAATGTCATGCGTTCAGCAACCGCTCCTGACGTGAGCGTTGCTGCTGTACCACAGAACATCATTTGAAAAAGAAAGAAGCTAATTTCCCAAGGTGTATGTTGTCCATCAAACAAAAAATCACTGGTGCCAAAAAAACCCGCTATAGAATCACCAAACATGATGCCAAAACCAAAGAACCAGAATAAAGTCGTCGAAATAATAAAATCGGATATATTTTTTGCCGCGACATTAATGCTGTTTTTACTGCGAATACGTCCACTTTCTAGACATAAAAAGCCCGCTTGCATCATAAAAACAAACGCCGAAGCGATTAACAACCAATAAAATTCTGCCATATACATCCTAGATAATGAAAAACGCACCAAAAAGATTCATACCAAATAGGGCAGCACAACTGCAGCTCACTAAAACCACTATCAGAATAAGAATACAAAAATAAGAAACAATTAAGCGGTTCTGCTTTGAAGGCATTCAATAGTTAAGCCAACTTTGGAAATTGACTCGTTTCGCGGTCCTATAAAAACAAAAAAAGGCCACCTTAATAGGTGACCTTTTAAAAATAAACATCTCGACACGACTTAGACAGTACTAGCCATTGAGAGTAAGTACTTTTGTTTTGCTAATACGATGACGATAAATTTCTCGAAGATACTTGATCGCATTCTTCACGTTATTAATATCCAAACGAATATCATTGATAGAAACAAAATGCTGGCTGTTATCAATCAACTCACGATATTTTTTCTCGTACATTGGCTTAATGGCATACCAGTTTGTGTCCAAAATTTTCGCTGGGTTTTCATACGTCGTAAAGAATTTATCCACTAACGATTCATCAAATTCTTCATCTTGAATCATTTGTATAATCGCATTGTCTATTTCATCCGTGTATCGGTAATCATCACGAGCAAAACAACGCTTCATGTAAGCAACCATCAGCGTTAAAAAGTCATCACTCAAACAAGGGCTTTTCGCAATAAGCGTTGTCAAAGACAAGTTTGCTGAAGCCCCAATCACAAGTGCGTAGCGCTTTAACGTGGTATTAGGACATAAACGGTTCAAGTGCATTTTCAAACGATTCAATGCAGTGAAAGACAGTTTGTAATCTCGTGGCAAAGAAATGATAGACACAATTGACGAACAATTTTTAAAGAAATGCAGATGATTCAATGTACTCGCATCATAGCCACTTTTACGATAATTCTTAATGGCTTCACGGTATCGTTCTGATTCAACAGGTAGCACACTGACACCTTCAATCGCTGACGTGTCATTATTAAAATGTGGCAACTCAATGGAGCGACAGAACAAATCATCTATATCAACACTGTCTTGATGCGTACCTTCATTGACCACACTTTCGGCATAAGCCACCGCAACTGGGCCAGCTAAACTCATAAATAAGTCATTAGCATCAAGGCGAATTGTTTCAGCAATATCAATACCAGCACGACG
Coding sequences within:
- a CDS encoding K+/H+ antiporter subunit F, which produces MLNLTITIVAVCICIALILNLWRLLKGPTISDRILALDTMYINAIALILLYGIYIKSALYFEAAVLIAMLGFVSTAALCKYLLRGDIIE
- a CDS encoding Na+/H+ antiporter subunit G, giving the protein MPFYLEIIICVSLLIGGLFLLIGSYGLVRLPDIYMRLHSPTKASTLGITGVLVASMVFQSHLKGALSIQELLITLFLLITAPVAANMIAKTALHQRTKSLERTQGQDLMETIRNRKTPVNQPKPPHNP
- a CDS encoding monovalent cation/H+ antiporter subunit D; translated protein: MQHLSIFPILIPLLFGALMLLPPISRDINSQRVASIIGTLFLLISSAVLLYKINAEGVQLYALGGWQAPFGIAIVADKVSSLLVLLTAFLAFCVMLYAVSGQDKGGAYFHPLFMFQIMGINGAFLTGDIFNLFVFFEVLLIASYALLIHAGGKQKTQAALHYVILNLVGSSLFLFGLGILYGTLGTLNMADMAVKVGQLQGETATLAKTGALLLLVVFGLKAAMLPMHFWLPKTYASASAPVAALFAIMTKVGIYSIFRVYTVIFGENAGELANIATPWLWPLALLTITIGSIGVFASPGIKTLSANLVIVSSGSLLACAAINSEAATSAALYYMIHSTLTSAGLFLLADVMARQRGKAEDRFVRSRPFVQPRLLGFAFAIAAMAIIGMPPLSGFVGKIMILQATQSTAQTMWVWPLILIGSLAALITFSRAGTTLFWRHNGTIATDAEPAKTTEIVSIALLLLASPVLVLFGGYITEFTQQAAYYLHDIQSSAYDLLPGVAP
- a CDS encoding Na+/H+ antiporter subunit E; its protein translation is MKFFPMPFHSLLLFVVWLLLNNSISAGHIVLATFFAITIPWLVTGMRDEHPKILKPWLAIRYVLMVMKDILTANVEVALLIIGPIRKLNPGFVAVPINVGSDLGITILASTVSLTPGTVSAEVSKDKAWLYIHALHLDNEAELIESIKQRYEKPIKEIFGC
- the amt gene encoding ammonium transporter; this translates as MAEFYWLLIASAFVFMMQAGFLCLESGRIRSKNSINVAAKNISDFIISTTLFWFFGFGIMFGDSIAGFFGTSDFLFDGQHTPWEISFFLFQMMFCGTAATLTSGAVAERMTFMGYLAITVVLSALIYPIVGHWVWSSVYSSEGPQGWLEALGFVDFAGSTVVHSVGGWVALAAIIIIGPRLGRFEQGIRLPPGNNLPLSALGVLLIWFGWFGFNGGSTLALTDAVPLIILNTFVSAAWGGLVAAAINYFRDGYVEVGFVLNGTIAGLVGITASCHVVSPGASIIIGGVSGVVVYYGSLLMERWRLDDALDVVPAHLFAGIWGSLSVALFGQTDKIDNGLSFFGQLWVQALGVVVIGLYCFCVAYACMWLLNRFMPLRASKEQEEQGLNVAEHRATTEMFDLLTSMQYQQNNADFSTPVPEEPFTEVGQIARKYNQVINRVSSEIAQRDDALTRFQESEMRKSAILNSSMDCIVTINRFGSVMEFNPAAERTFGCLKKQVEGKSFIGLFILEDDRHKIFESLNSGFSSSSGLILNRRNPFRLQRGQNHHFPAEIAITKANSESSIESEYTLHIRDMTRHVKLQERLKFLAYSDPLTSLYNRTYLMDALVSSLLFATKQKTAVGLLFLDLDNFKIINDTLGHKAGDELLCEVARRLIAVSDQHDVIARWGGDEFVFMMTEEVTESRLSQRAQDILSAMRLPVQLNEQCLTIPTSIGISFSDQLGIDADKLIQQADIAMYWAKEKGRDNAQFFTAEMVNVTIKKFGFEKEINEALSLGHFHLVFQPKVFMEKDKILGLEALIRWNHPIKGLIPPSEFIPIAEESSLIIKIDEWVINQALKQQKSWRDQGLTIVSIAVNLSGRHLVSDSLVPYIAQKLEYYGIEGCWLEIEITEGVLLKDIQRCIDVMTELKALDIKISVDDFGTGYSSLSYLKRLPLDILKIDQSFVEECDSHVEDTKICETIIHLAQSLELAIVAEGVETAPQAEMLKSLGCEIFQGYYYHKPMKSNGIAKLLVKDYVVA